The genomic stretch TTTAAATGCTTTTCTTTGTTCTTGATTTTGTTTGTCTTCTAAACTATATTTTCCCCAAATATAACTATACTTTTTTCTTTTTAATATCCTCACTACTTGTGATTTGCTTAATTTAATTCCTGTTTCTTTTTCCAAATGTTCTGATAATCTTTGCCCCGTCCATCGACCAAAATCATATCCAAAATCTTCAGGATTTTTATCAACTACTTCTAATAATCTTTCAATATATTTATCCGTTGCTTTTGTTTGGTTTCCTTTTCTTCTTTTATCTTGCAATGAATCTACATTATTAGGATTACCATGAACTGCCCAGTAAGCCACCGTTTTGGGGGAACAACCCAAAAAAACTGCTATTTCTTGATAATTTTTACCATCATTCTCTAATAAAAATATTAAAATTCTTTCCCTGACTTCCGATCTCTTTTCTATTTTTAAAGCATCTTGTAGATACTTTCTTTCTTCCTCTGACAAAAAATTTTTAGAAGGCATAAATCACACCTAAGTTTTATCTTTTCTGACTTAAATTATATACCAAATCAATGCGTCTTAGCTTAGTACTGAGACGATAACAAAATAATAAATTGTTCCCCGTTTTAAAATTTTATTAACATTATTTTGACTTACCAAATCTTGATAATATCAGCTTCATCTTTATTCATACGATCGCCTTTTTGAATATTAAAAGCAGGGAAAAAGTCAGGAGTATTAACTAACGAACCTTTTACCCGAAATTCGGAAGGGGGATGAGGATCACCAAGAATTACTAAACGTAATATTTCAGGTCGCCATTTTGATTTCCATACCTGCGCCCAAGAAATAAAACACCGTTGGGAAGGGGTATAACCATCTATTTTCTCCGCTTTTTGAGCATCCGTTAAACTGCGTTGTAAAGCACTATGAGCGATATTAATTCCCCCTAAATCAGCGATATTTTCCGTTAGAGATAGTTCGCCATTGATAAATAATCCTGGTAAAGGCTCATATTGATTGTATTGTTCGATTAATTTATTCGCTCTTTCATCAAACTTTTTAGCATCTTCTGCTGTCCACCAATCTTTAAGATTACCTTCAGCATCAAAAGTGCGACCTGTACTATCAAAACCATGAGTTATTTCGTGGGCAATGACACCGCCGATGGCACAATAGTTTACCGCATCATCAAGACTAGCATCAAAGAAAGGAGCTTGTAAGATAGCCGCAGGGATTTCGATACTATTAATATTGGAGCTATATTGAGCATTGACTTCCGTTGGGTTAGCGTGTCCAAAAAAAGGCTCATAAACAGGAGGTTTATTTAATGTTGCCAAATTTCGGCGCGTATTCCATTCATTAATCCGCAACAAGTTACCCACAAGATCATCTGTTTTGATGTCAATACTAGAATAGTCCACCCATTCCTTTTCATCAGGATAGCCGATGTAGGATTTCATTTTGTCCAATTTCTCAAGGGCTTTTTGACGAGTTTCCGAACTCATCCAAGGATTTTCTTGTAAACGGAGTCGAAATTCTGCCTTGATATTTTCCACCATTTTTTCAGCTTTTGCTTTATCATCAGCAGAGAAATATTCCGCCACATAAAGTTTAGCCGTTGGATGAGGTAACATAGTTCTCACCACTTCAGCGATTCTTTGCTCAAGGGGTTTTTGTTGTTTTGCCCCTTTCATAACTTTATACTCAAACTCAAAATCTTCTTGTACAAAGTCTTCCGTTAAATGGGGTGCTGTACCACTCAACAACCGCCAACGAAGATAAGTTTTCCAATCTTCCAGGGATTTTTCTTTCATTAGCTGATTTACCATTGCCATATATTTAGGCTGTCTGACAACTACTTCTTGCAATCCTGATAAACCCATTTCTTGAAAATAAAGATCCCAATTAATATTCGGAATTTCGTTTTTTAGTTGAGTTAAAGATTTTTTATGATAAGTCAATGAGGGGTTATTACCATCGGCGGGGGTTAATTGACTTTCTGCTAAAGCCGTTTCTATGGCAAAAACAGTCTGGGCTTGACTTTGAGCTTGTTCTGGCTTTTCTCCTCCAAGGATAAAGATTTTGGCAATATGGGTAATATAAGCCTCTCTTTGCTTACTAAAGTTGTCATTAGAATAAAAATCCTTTTGCTGAGGTAATATGGGAGCAATATATAAAGCATTTACTTGGGAATTTTTAAAGTCCGTAGAAACTCCAGCCATAAAAATGGAAGGCAAACCTTTTAAACTATGATTTGCCATGACGGTTATTAATTCTTCGGGAGTTGCGATCGAATCTATTTGAGTTAAGATTGGTTGAATGGGAACAATACCCAATTTATTGCGTAATTCCAGATTCATCCCCGATAAATATAAATCTCCCACTTGTTGAGGGATGCTTTCTTTCGGGAAGATCGCACTTTTACCAGATGCTTGAGTGATGATTTTTAATAATTTTTGATCTCTGACGGCTTCCACATCAGTAAAACTGTCAACCCGAACATTATCATCAGGAATTACGGCTTTTTTTAACCAGTTACCATTGGCGAATTGATAAAAATTATCTTGAGGTTTAACGGATGTATCGATATTGTTAATGGAAAAACCTGTTTCTTTTTTTGAGGTATCGGCGATCGCCTTATTAGTGATAGTAAAAGAGAGGGAAGTTAAAGCAATCAAAAATAAACGAGAAGAAAGTTTCATAAAAAAGCAATAATGATTAATTAATTAAGAGATTATTGATAATGTCAAAGATGCTATTTCCCTACATCTTCAACATCGTATTACCAATAAAGATTTTTGGCAAGGGGTTTAACTCCCCTGTTTCGGCAAAGCTGTTTCATTTTAGAAAAGTAAAAAAAGCTGAAAAATTTGCCACAAGCCATCTAAGCCCTTGTGTTATCGGTTCAAATTTTAACACTCTAAAAAAATTAATCCCAATAGTTTTTAATATTATTTAACATTTTTGTAACTACAATAAAAGCGATCTTTTGGATTTTGATTGTATCAGTTGATCGCCTTTATTTTTCTGTTAAAATTTGACAATGAAACAGCCTTGGCTGTGGAGAGAGGGTTGGGGGCTGAGGGTTAACCGTGTTTAAGACTCAATCTTTCGTCTTCCACATCTACTAAAATCGTGTCTCCATCCTTAAATTCACCTTTTAAAATGGCTTTGGCGATCGCCGTTTCTAAATAGCGTTGTATAGCACGTTTCAAGGGTCTTGCACCATAAACAGGATCGTAGCCAATGTCAGCAAGAAAATCTAGGGCTGCATCGGATAATTTTAATGTCATTTTCTGCTCATTTAAGCGTGATTCTAACCGTTTAACTTGAATTTTGACGATATTTCTCAATTCAGATTTTTCAAGGCTATGGAAGATGATTATTTCATCGATACGGTTTAAAAATTCAGGGCGAAAATTACCGCGCATTGCCTCCATCACTCGACTACGCATCTCCTCATATTTCGAGTTATCCCCTGCTAAATCAAGGATATACTGCGAACCGATGTTACTGGTCATGATGATGATAGTATTGGTAAAATCAATGGTACGCCCCTGAGAATCCGTTAAGCGTCCATCATCCAAAATCTGTAACATCACGTTAAATACGTCAGGATGAGCTTTTTCGATCTCATCAAACAATACCACAGAATAAGGACGACGGCGTATAGCTTCAGTAAGTTGTCCTCCTTCTTCATAGCCAACGTATCCCGGAGGCGCACCCATTAAACGGGAAACGGTATGTTTTTCCATGTACTCTGACATATCTATCCGCACGATCGCATCCTCAGTGTCAAAAAGAATACCGGCTAAGGCTTTTGCTAGTTCTGTTTTACCTACGCCCGTAGGCCCTAGAAAGATAAAACTAGCGGTAGGACGATTAGGATCGGCTAAACCAGCACGAGAACGCTGAATTGCGTCAGAAACGGCAATAACTGCTTCATTTTGCCCGATTACTCGATCGTGGAGTTGATCTTCAAGGTGTAGTAATTTTTCTTTCTCGGATTCCACTAATTTACTAATAGGAATACCAGTCCATTTAGAGATGATTTCGGCAATATCTGACTCCTCAACTTCTTCTCGTAAAAGTGATTTTCCGCTAGTTTGTTTTTCAGCTAATAACTTTTCTTTTTCTTTAATTTGTCGTTGAATATCTGTTAATTTTCCATACCTTAATTCAGCCGCTTTATTATAGTCATAATCTCTTTCCGCCTGTTGAATTTCAACGTTAAGTTTTTCTAAAGATTCTCGTAAACTACGAATTTGATCAATAGCTTCTTTTTCGCTTTGCCATTGGGCATTAAAAGCTGATTGTTGTTCTTTTAAATTAGCTAATTCTTGTTCTAATTTTTCCCGTCTTTCAACTGATGCTTGATCTGCTTCTTTTTTTAGAGATAAACGTTCCATTTCCAATTGTAAAATTTTACGATCGACTTCATCTAATTCCTCTGGTTTTGAGGTTATTTCCATCTTCAATTTAGCGGCAGATTCATCGACTAAATCGATGGCTTTATCAGGTAAAAATCGATCAGTAATATAACGATTAGAAAGCATAGCGGCAGCAACTAAAGCAGTATCCGCAATTTTCACCCCATGATGTACTTCATAACGCTCTTTTAAACCACGCAAAATGGAGATGGTATCAATGACGTTAGGCTCATCTACAAACACCGATTGAAAACGTCTTTCTAATGCCGCATCCTTCTCGATATATTTGCGATATTCATCAAGAGTTGTCGCTCCAATACAACGCAATTCTCCCCGTGCTAACATCGGTTTTAAGAGGTTTCCTGCGTCCATCGCACCCTGCGTCGCTCCAGCTCCTACAACAGTGTGAATTTCATCAATAAAAAGGACAATATTACCCTGAGATTCCGTGACTTCCTTCAATACAGCTTTGAGTCTTTCTTCAAATTCTCCTCGATATTTTGCCCCAGCAATTAATGCCCCCATATCTAAAGCAATGAGGGTTCGATCGATTAATGATTCTGGTACATCACGGTTTATAATACGTTGAGCTAATCCTTCTACAATAGCAGTTTTACCCACCCCCGGTTCACCAATTAAGACGGGGTTATTTTTTGTACGACGGGAGAGAATTTGAATAGTACGACGAACTTCATCATCTCTACCAATAACAGGATCGAGTTTTCCTAACCTTGCTAATTCTGTCAAATCTCGTCCATATTTAGCTAGAGATTCATATTTATTTTCTGGATTTTGATCACTCACTTTTTGATTTCCTCTAATATCTTTAATAATAGTTTTTAATTTGTTTTCATCTAAGTTAAATTCTTGCAGTAATTTCTTGCCAAAACGATCGTCTTGTGCATAAGCTAAAATAATATGTTCGATCGAAATAAAATCATCTTGAAATTCTTTTTTATAGTTATCTGCTCTGTCTAAAAGGGTATCTAAACTTTTACCTAAATAGACAGAATCACCGATGTTTTTAATTTTAGCCTGACGGTTAATAAATTCATCAACTCTTTCTCTTAAACGAGGTAAACTAATATTAGCTTTATTAAAGATATTAATAGCTAATCCTTCTTGTTCTAAAAGAGATTTTAAGAGATGTTCGCTTTCGATTTGTTGATGTTGATTTTGTTTTGCAATATCAGGAGTTTTTACGATCGCTTCCCATGCTTTTTCTGTAAATTGTTGGGGATTTGTTGGTTGCATTTTTTTATAAAATTAAGTCAATAATAAATAAATATAATTAGTACAATTAAAAATAAAATTGTATTTTCGGACTGGGTTGTAATGATAGAATTGAGGATTAAAAATCTTTAATTTTCAGTTTTTAAGATATTTTTAAATCTCCATTTCATTTTTATTTATAAACTTGATCCGTATTGTATGTATATTTTTTAATTGTCTAATATGTAAATTATTATAAGATTTTCAAGAAGAAAAAATGGGTAGGAATACCCTACTGATTTAGTGGTGATTAAACAACCGTTGGAAAATAATTAGCAATGAGAAAATTGTCTTCCTATCTTGTTTCTGCTGGTTTTTCAGTTTTAATTGCCTTTGGCGAGGAGAACGATTCTTTTTCCTTGAGATAGGATAGAGGCAATAGTAACAATATTTTGATTAACAACCCCTCTTAATCTTCATTAGTAATAAAAATTGGCGGGTTTCAACCTCCAGATGTGATCTCGAACTCAGGGAATGATATAGTAACTAGAGTAATTGGTGTTAAATCGTAACTCATGAAATCTCGTTCTAGCTTACCAAAAATCGTCATTATTGTCTTAGTGATTCTCCTCGCTGTGTTAAGTCTGTGGTTATCGACAGGAAGGTATCCTAATTACATCGCTAAAGGTGGAGTGAAAAATAATCCTCAAAGTATCGTATTCATTCCCAAACGATCGCCCTTAATGGTATCTTTATTAGTCAATCCTGATAAATTAGGGGTAATGGCGAATTTACTACCTTCTAATGATGAACAAAAACGGGTTTTAAAATCGATCAAGCAATTAAGAACAAAATTACTAATCCAAGCTCAAGTGGACTCCTCAGAAGATTTACAGACGTGGTTAGGAGAAGAAATTACTCTGGCAGTGACATCTTTAGATTATGATCACGATCGAGATAATGGTATTAAACCGGGATATTTGTTAGTCGTAAAAAACAAGTCTTCGGAATTAGCAAGGGAATTTTTACAGACTTATTACGGAAAACAGGCGGTTTCTAATAATGCACAACTAATTTTAGACGAGTATAAAGGAGTTAAATTAGTGTATCAAAAACCCTTGACACCTGACGTAAATATTAAGCAGATAGCCGCCGCAGTTGTTGGTGATTTCGTATTATTTGCCAACGATATACAAGTGTTGAAAGAATCCATTAACAATTCTCAAGCAGTAGATCTTAATTTAGCTCATGATTTAGCATACCAAAAAGCGATCGAGTCTCTACCAAAAGAAAAAGTAAGTATTGCTTATCTTAATTTGCCATCAACTTCAGCATGGATTACCAATCAAGGAGAAGTCACAACCTCCTATGATAATCAAAGCCTAACGGTGTCATTAAGTCTCAATCCTCAAGGATTAGTTACTCATACCGCTTTATCTGGCATCACTGAAGAAAAAAACCAAACCCCCAAATTAACAACTCCTCCCCAAACTCTGGCTTATATTCCTGATGATAGTATTTTCTCAGTGGCAGGTTTTGATTTACAGGGATTTTGGCAGGAAATCATCGCAGAATTAGATAACAATAACCCCTTACCTCAATTACTTTATCAAGGTATCCATCCTTTAGAAGAATCTTTGAATGTGAATTTTGCTGAAGATATTTTCCCTCAAGTTACGGGAGAGTATGGTTTATCTTTATCTATCAATGAGAAAACAAAACAATTAGATTGGTTATTTATTAATCAAAATTCCTTAACTGATACCTATAAATTGGATAACCTTGCTAAAGAAAGAGGCTTGAGTGTTGGCACACTACCTTTAAACAATAACACTATCACTGCATGGACAAAACTAATTACCACTTCTGATAATAATTTTTCACGGTTAGAAGCGGAAGTAAAAGGAGTACATACCAAGAAAGAATCTTACGAGATTTTAACAAACTCTGTTAATGTTTTGAATGGTATTTTAACCAACCCTACCAGTAATTTACTAGAATCTCCTCAGTTTCGATCGAGTATTAAAGCCTTACCAACGGAAAATGATGGATATTTATATTTACAGTGGCAACCTTTAAAACCTTACCTTGTTCAAAAATTTCCCATCGTCAAGATTGCCGAATTAGGGTTTAAACCACTATTTGATAATTTACAATCTTTAACAATCGTAAGTGAAGGTGTGGAAAGTGGGGTAAGAAAAGGTACAATTTTCTTTAATTTATCTATTTCAAAGTAAGGTTTGATGAATACAGCCGTTTTCATTTCTATAGGTTTTTAGTTTAGTCTTAGCAGATGTGGCAAAAGAGTTTGAGTAAAATAAGAATATAAGACTTTTTTACTAACCTAACCGTTAAGAGTAACCTAAATCATGGCTAACTTCAATTTTTCTATTATTTCTGCCGAACCCCTTAAACACTTCGGTATTTGTGACGCATCGGCGGCTGTACTTTGGGGGGAAGATCGTTTTTTTGTCGGTAACGATGAAGATAATATACTAAGATTATATGATTCTCATCAGTCTGGTAAAGCAGTTGAAAGTGTGGATATCAATGAATATTTCTCTCCTCAAGATGACGAAGAAATTGATATTGAAGGAGTGACAACCCTTGGTGACTTTTCCTATTGGATTACCTCCCATGGACGGAGCAAAAAAGGAAATTTTAAAGAAAAACGCCATCAATTATTTGCTGTTCAATTTTTTGATAATGATGCAATTTTGGGGGTTATAGGGCAACCTTATCAGAAATTGGTTTTACCCGATCTGTTAGAAAATTCTTTATTAAAACCATTTGATCTTAAAAAAGCAGAAACAATTGTTCCGAAAGAAGGGGGGTTAAACATTGAAGGTTTAACAGCAACGCCAGAAGACGATTTGTTGATCGGTTTTCGTAGCCCTCTTGTTGGCGGCAAAGCTCTGTTAGTTCCCCTTAGAAATCCTTTAGAGTTGGTAACACAAAAAGAAGATGACATTAAAGCTCAATTTGGTGAGCCAATTTGTTTAGATTT from Geminocystis sp. NIES-3709 encodes the following:
- a CDS encoding M13 family metallopeptidase, with product MKLSSRLFLIALTSLSFTITNKAIADTSKKETGFSINNIDTSVKPQDNFYQFANGNWLKKAVIPDDNVRVDSFTDVEAVRDQKLLKIITQASGKSAIFPKESIPQQVGDLYLSGMNLELRNKLGIVPIQPILTQIDSIATPEELITVMANHSLKGLPSIFMAGVSTDFKNSQVNALYIAPILPQQKDFYSNDNFSKQREAYITHIAKIFILGGEKPEQAQSQAQTVFAIETALAESQLTPADGNNPSLTYHKKSLTQLKNEIPNINWDLYFQEMGLSGLQEVVVRQPKYMAMVNQLMKEKSLEDWKTYLRWRLLSGTAPHLTEDFVQEDFEFEYKVMKGAKQQKPLEQRIAEVVRTMLPHPTAKLYVAEYFSADDKAKAEKMVENIKAEFRLRLQENPWMSSETRQKALEKLDKMKSYIGYPDEKEWVDYSSIDIKTDDLVGNLLRINEWNTRRNLATLNKPPVYEPFFGHANPTEVNAQYSSNINSIEIPAAILQAPFFDASLDDAVNYCAIGGVIAHEITHGFDSTGRTFDAEGNLKDWWTAEDAKKFDERANKLIEQYNQYEPLPGLFINGELSLTENIADLGGINIAHSALQRSLTDAQKAEKIDGYTPSQRCFISWAQVWKSKWRPEILRLVILGDPHPPSEFRVKGSLVNTPDFFPAFNIQKGDRMNKDEADIIKIW
- the clpB gene encoding ATP-dependent chaperone ClpB, which produces MQPTNPQQFTEKAWEAIVKTPDIAKQNQHQQIESEHLLKSLLEQEGLAINIFNKANISLPRLRERVDEFINRQAKIKNIGDSVYLGKSLDTLLDRADNYKKEFQDDFISIEHIILAYAQDDRFGKKLLQEFNLDENKLKTIIKDIRGNQKVSDQNPENKYESLAKYGRDLTELARLGKLDPVIGRDDEVRRTIQILSRRTKNNPVLIGEPGVGKTAIVEGLAQRIINRDVPESLIDRTLIALDMGALIAGAKYRGEFEERLKAVLKEVTESQGNIVLFIDEIHTVVGAGATQGAMDAGNLLKPMLARGELRCIGATTLDEYRKYIEKDAALERRFQSVFVDEPNVIDTISILRGLKERYEVHHGVKIADTALVAAAMLSNRYITDRFLPDKAIDLVDESAAKLKMEITSKPEELDEVDRKILQLEMERLSLKKEADQASVERREKLEQELANLKEQQSAFNAQWQSEKEAIDQIRSLRESLEKLNVEIQQAERDYDYNKAAELRYGKLTDIQRQIKEKEKLLAEKQTSGKSLLREEVEESDIAEIISKWTGIPISKLVESEKEKLLHLEDQLHDRVIGQNEAVIAVSDAIQRSRAGLADPNRPTASFIFLGPTGVGKTELAKALAGILFDTEDAIVRIDMSEYMEKHTVSRLMGAPPGYVGYEEGGQLTEAIRRRPYSVVLFDEIEKAHPDVFNVMLQILDDGRLTDSQGRTIDFTNTIIIMTSNIGSQYILDLAGDNSKYEEMRSRVMEAMRGNFRPEFLNRIDEIIIFHSLEKSELRNIVKIQVKRLESRLNEQKMTLKLSDAALDFLADIGYDPVYGARPLKRAIQRYLETAIAKAILKGEFKDGDTILVDVEDERLSLKHG
- a CDS encoding DUF3352 domain-containing protein, with product MKSRSSLPKIVIIVLVILLAVLSLWLSTGRYPNYIAKGGVKNNPQSIVFIPKRSPLMVSLLVNPDKLGVMANLLPSNDEQKRVLKSIKQLRTKLLIQAQVDSSEDLQTWLGEEITLAVTSLDYDHDRDNGIKPGYLLVVKNKSSELAREFLQTYYGKQAVSNNAQLILDEYKGVKLVYQKPLTPDVNIKQIAAAVVGDFVLFANDIQVLKESINNSQAVDLNLAHDLAYQKAIESLPKEKVSIAYLNLPSTSAWITNQGEVTTSYDNQSLTVSLSLNPQGLVTHTALSGITEEKNQTPKLTTPPQTLAYIPDDSIFSVAGFDLQGFWQEIIAELDNNNPLPQLLYQGIHPLEESLNVNFAEDIFPQVTGEYGLSLSINEKTKQLDWLFINQNSLTDTYKLDNLAKERGLSVGTLPLNNNTITAWTKLITTSDNNFSRLEAEVKGVHTKKESYEILTNSVNVLNGILTNPTSNLLESPQFRSSIKALPTENDGYLYLQWQPLKPYLVQKFPIVKIAELGFKPLFDNLQSLTIVSEGVESGVRKGTIFFNLSISK
- a CDS encoding DUF3616 domain-containing protein is translated as MANFNFSIISAEPLKHFGICDASAAVLWGEDRFFVGNDEDNILRLYDSHQSGKAVESVDINEYFSPQDDEEIDIEGVTTLGDFSYWITSHGRSKKGNFKEKRHQLFAVQFFDNDAILGVIGQPYQKLVLPDLLENSLLKPFDLKKAETIVPKEGGLNIEGLTATPEDDLLIGFRSPLVGGKALLVPLRNPLELVTQKEDDIKAQFGEPICLDLNGLGIRSIEYWSVIQAYVIIAGEVGGGDRFALYLWSGNPNENPELIDLTFPVDFRPESVLFYPHLSDRFQVLSDDGTIVRINNQQCKDVDGSTNTDAKYFRSIWIKIEPS